The genomic window cttcaaaaaacccagagttcggttcgctgatgatatgacgttcgtgatatgcgtgcgccatgaaagatcactggataaggtgacgcctaggtatttataggatttaatttgttcaacagtaatgatttatatgtgaggtttaacgtcccaaaaccactatatgattatgagagacgccgtagtggagggctccgaaaatttagaccacctggggttctttaacgaatttgttcaagagtagagttagctattacgtaagaaaaatgcaagggattattctggcgttgaaaagaaacgagtttgcatttaaaggggttaagctccatcaaccacaggtcgcaccatttggtggcttgattgattgattgattgattgattgattgattgattgatatgtggggtttagcgtcccaaaaccaccatatgattatgagagatgctgtagtggagggctccgggaatttcgaccacctggggttctttaacgtgcacccaaatctgagcacgcataCATGGCGGTCCCCGATATCAATAACGCGGATGCTAGAAATTGTTGAATATGACGTCGCAAACAGAATACTGTATCCTTCATTTTACACTCCAACAGACACATTGATGACATGCggactttaacgtcccaaaaccaccatacgattatgagagacgccgtaagggagggctccggaaatttcgaacacctgaggATCtgtgacgtgcacccaaatctgagcacacgggtgtacagcattttcgcctccatcgaaaaatgcagccgctgcagccggagtgcggtcccgcgacctgccggtcagcagccgagtaccttagccactagaccaccacagcaggGCGTACAGTTTCTTTTAGATTTGTTTACTCATTACGGACACCTAACTGAATTGCGTGATGCAGAAATGCGTTGTTTGTAACTGCAACGTGTAAAACGACTTGAGCAGGATTTAGGCGGCAATAGCAGCCACTAGTGATGTAGTCTATCATCTTCTCGTATTGCACGAATTCATTGATATGCCAACTCACCACTGGCCACTCGTATGAAAAGggcataactttttttttaccttcgctTTTATGTTAACTGCATACTACGTCGGAGCCGCCAATTACGTTATTATTGTATTTGTCAAAAACATCTGCGTGATATAAATAAGCTGCCGTAAGCCTCGCACCAAAGTTGAGTAGCGCGTACACTGCGATCATAGGTGTCATCGCTGGCCACGATTCGTAGCCTGGGCGTGCCACTTGATCACACGTGCGTGTCCATGAGCCTGGCCGTGATGCGGTTCCTGCTGTACGACCGGCCCAGACGCCTCGGACAGGTCTGCCACAACTACTTTGCCGAGGCATACTCCATGGTGAGCTTTACATACCAGCGGCTCAATTTTTTTCTCGAATATAAGCGCAATATTAAAATTAAAGGATCCACTCAGCGCAACAAACTCGAATATTAAGGACCCGGGGAAAATTGTGATCACACACTGCGAAAATAATAAATCACCGTTTATAAGggtttgctttatttatttatttattttgaatacctcaaaggccccagctgAGGTATTACACGAGGGATGGGTATTAATTACAGAATAAAAAAGTGATTCGAGGGCAATCTTGAATCGATGCGGGTCGGAGTGGTGCACGGTAGTTGTAGGCACACGATTCCAGTCCCGTGGGGTTGTTACAAAAAAAGGAGCGAAGGTGTGTGGTGCTTTAGGCCGATGGAGGATACACTGCGCGTGAgtggtttgtgcggcttgatgagcgatggactggcaggatggctggaacttcgatgggggcatgataaaatttgtgaaaaaggcatagTCGAGATATGTGACGTCGTAATTCTAGATTAGAAAGGTGAGCACGAGTTTTAAGTTTTGAAACATTGGAATTGTAAGTATATTTAGATAAAACGCGCAGCACGGTTTTGAATCGATTCGAGAATGTTGGATAAGTGAGATTTGCACACAATGGAAATTGTTAACCACCGTCTGTCGAGAGGGGAAAAATATGGTAACAGAGATTGTGTGCTCGATCCGACGCTTCTAAAAGTGAGCTCGTCTTCTTCGAGGGTGCACCTGGGTTCAAGTTTCAGCCTCTCAGCTGTTCCTGTGCTATGCAGATCTTTTGATACCACACGGACACTATACAGTCAGTGTGTGATATTATTCCACGCaccgggcatttttttttttatgtgagctAGGATGTGTCGCACAGCGATGCTTCTCTCGTGGTGTCGCAGCACTGTCGGGAGTGGACCGAAATACGCTACGAGCGCGGCGCCGTGGCCAACACGGCACTCGTTCACCGGCGTGCCACGGCCGCCGCCGAGATCATGGACAGCTTCGACAACGAAACGACGCTCGCCCACAAGGTATGCGCGCACATAATGAGCCGCAAGGCTTCTTTTCTTACTTCAATGCGAGCAAACTCGATCCTCAGGCAGAGCTATCGGTATATGCATTGTTCCCTTTCGACAAATAATTTAGCAAACTTAAGCCTTCAGTAAGGCTTGCTGAAAAACTAGTTGGTGCACGTTACTTCAAAGGAAACAGACAGCGCAAAGACtagacaaaaaaaattacggcatattcatggggtgaatgatgatgaatgggcgaagctccggagggattcatcggtaaactgtgaatctttcgtgtaattcgcccagtcgatcatcatgtaaagacgtgagaaacgctgtgtgtgtatatacacaaatcaacttttatttgttcttagacgatggatggcttgcgatgtcccttgcctcgcgcgctcgcacatagatcgggattctgtctgcgagcgcgcgctgctgccgccttgcgctctctccgctgtgcagccttatccatccggcgactccaagcgcgcgccaacagcgaacggattttattacaacgctccccctagcgtacgtcgccgcactaaatcgaacgattgacttcaaccaatgacacgcgccatatgtgacatcattcctattttataagatctcacgTCTTTCGTCAACTACAAgaaccgctttctagtttataacatcttgcatcttttcatcatcagctacaagtaccaccatctagtaaacactacaagaactaaacgagaggtggctacatacaggagacggtaccgccatctagtgaacactgcaagaactaaactagaggtggctacatacaggggacggtaccgccatctagtgaacactgcaagaactaaactagaggtggctacatacaggctacaggggacgcacagcccacgccctaaggagcttcgcccctaaaaaagcgtGGTGCTCGAGTTGTGTGCTTCTCTTCTTGTGTCCAGTGTtcatgctctttttctttctgtgAAGCGACTTCAGTAAACCAAACTCACGACGCTCAAGGAGCATGCGCAGTGGCTTTTCCATCGCCGTGATGTCCATTTTACCATGGACGCTTTCAGACGCAAGGTTGAAGGCAACATTTATAGGATGAGGTCAATTGCATAGTATATTTTTCGGTGATTGCATTAGTTGGTCCACATTAGGCATTGCTGAAGAATATGGGGGCTCACAATATACCCCCTCCGGAAAATTTTGacaaatgtatgtatgtatgcagacATTGAATTCTCCCTTCTGATGCAGAGGGGCGTGACCACCTCATCCTCCCGAAATCGTGGTTATATTCCTGGTTCATATGCATTTCAGCCGCCGAATATAACTGAACGTTTGCGTCGTCAAGACGCACTGACCTTCCGGTCGCAACAAATTATGCTTCAAATTCAATTGAAATGAATTAACGTGGACTGAAGATAACACTATTCATCAGTGGGATCCGATTCGATAACCACATCTTTACCGATTGAGTTGGGACGGAAAGCGCTCCCTCATTCACTTTATGTGCTATTTTTATCCGTGTAATCCCGGGGCATGTTAGCTAGCGCCATTCGTGGCCTATAGGCGGCGCGTGGAACACGTTTTGCCCGAGGACGTCACGTACGCGGCACGTCATTACGCACACGGCGGAACAATAAAGCCTCGCAAGCTAGCCTGAGGCATTAAGGgcacactaaagtgaaacaatgaaTGAATCTATATTAATAAATAATGCTCAAAAATCTATTGTTGAATTCACCAGAACAGCTTTATTAATAGAATAGAGAATCAAGGACAAAGTTTTACTTCCGAGTTTCGCGCCCAAATGTCCGCACGAGGCGTTAGAGATTTCAATTTTCATGTTTTGGCAAAAAATACCCTGAAACATCTTTTGCTAAAAAGTAATTTGCAAATACGACAAAGAATTTTTTCTCTGCAGGGACCCTTTAAGTCTGCCGCGGCGAGGCCTTCGCTATAAATGTACgaaaggatgtttttttttttttttttgaaagaccTCGTTTAATTTGCTAGGTACGACCAAATGAATATAACGAAACTGGGCCAAGGAAAGCAAAGGAGACTATAACTTCCAACTCTAAATGTTATTTGAAGTGTGGACCTTATTGAAATTAATATCTATTATTTGGATTCATTTGGCTGTATTTAGCCAAGAAAACAAGCCCCTCAAAAAATTGCCCCTCTTTTGACCTTTCTAGTCTGTGGCTCATTGCCCGCCTTATCTCTTACGAAAGCGCTTCATTGCAGCATTAACCCACACTTCGCAGGTCAAGGCGCTCGTCCGCAACACCGGGATTCCTTGCGTGGCTGTTTACAACGTCGAGCTGGACGACGCCACGGGTGTTTGCGAGTCCGAGACGCCCTACTCGAGGCTCACCGCAGTGGCCACAGCGCTGCGCGGCGCGACACTCACAAAGCGCACCACAGCGGCGCCTCCGAAACTCAAGCCGCGCAAGGCCATCGCTGGCGACCACAGCACGGCCGAGCCATCGCCTTCGACTGTGGCGCCGCATCCCCGCCACCGAGTGCGCAAACGGGTCGTGGTGGCCGTTAAAAAGCGGCGCCACCAGCGGGCATCTTAACAGGGACTCTGGCGCAAGGGACTTAACAGGGACTCTGGCCCTACCTGCGGATTCGATGCGCGGCTGTTGGGGCCTAAATACTTAGCGGTTATTTAATTTTTATCGGGTCGAATGGGATATCTGCTTTGATCTTGTGCATTAGTTTATGTTGCAAATACAGTTCTCGTGTAATCACATCTATAAGGACTGTGTGGCATGTTTTATGAAATTGTGCATCATTTCATCACTTGTATGTGCTGTTGAAGTCAGACTTCAAAAGCGTACCAGACATAAGGATTGGTGCAATTTTTTCTTGGCACATAAAAACGTTATGCAGCATGTATTCATTCAAGTGCACATTTAACCTTATTTTGTGCATCTGTTCACATTGCAAACGGAGATTCCGTGTAGTCGCATTCTATAAGGTCGTGAAGTATACGAATCTATGCATTTCTTTATATATTTATTCTCATCTTATGTATCAGTTCAAATTTTAAACACGGTTATGTAATCACGTTCTACAAGGACTTCGTGGCATCCTTTACGAATTTGTGTCATCTTTCACGTCCGTGACATGCTGTTGAAAGTGTTGGTGAGGAAATATACTGTTGGCTTGCCTCAACTTCATGTTTTATAATACAGTTCTCACGTAATCACCTTCTGTATGCAGTCTATGGACCTCTGTGGTCCTTTATTTGTGCAAAGCTGTTGCTTTCTTAACATGAGTACAAGTTATTCTGCCTTGACATTGCACTAGATCAAAAATGTAGCCTGTGGCATCACCATGACTTAAAGCAGAAAGCTACAATAAAACTGTTATCTACACATCTATTATCAGAATGCAATCTACATGATCCCACTCACTATTACAGCATTCCAACCTCAATGCATAATCACAGATTATTTGGCCAACTGCTTTGAATATAAGCACGCAAGAATGCTGTGAACGAGACAGTAGCAAATCTCACTTTAAAATTTTTACAAGACTAAAGTGCTCCCCAAATAATGCAAACTCTTGTTTGTGCCGAGGTAAAACTGAATGCAGACACTATATTTGAAAAGAATTCCAGGAAATGAAAATTTGGCAGGCGAAATTTACTGCAAGAAAAGGAGTTTCTAATCATTCACTCCTTTTTATTCTTAATATGCTTTTTTAGACCATACATGAAGCCAGGTGTGTGCACCTGACTGGCCgatgaaaataaatgaatattcATTTTCATTCAGCACTTCATGCTTAGTACAGATGATGGTCCTACTACAACAGCAGTGCCACGTCGGGAAACTTTGTGTCAGTTTGACATAGCCACATGGCGGATTCAGTAAGTATGCTTTTCAATATGTGCCAcagttctttttttcacatgttcCTTGGATTCTACATGAAAGTGGCTTTACTATATCAGAAAATTTGTTCGATCACAAAATTCATATGTAGAACACAACACAGAATTAGGACGTTTCAGCTTCGCCTTCACCAGTAGGTCACGATAGGGTAATCGGACCTCGTGCGCATAGTCTTCTGAACTGCTAACGTGCTTCAGTTCTCAGTGCAGGCCTCAGTCATGCCGTAAGGAAACAGCGACTGTGTGCATAATCAATAATGCCTATTTCAAGCACAGTTGTAAAGGGTCCACTATACCATAATTATTTCTTTTGCAAATCAGCAAAGGGCTGACTACGTGTCCGTAAGGCAACACGCGAATCTACACGGCTGTTCACTTTGTCAGTGGTTCTACTGCGCATGATCATTAAGTGTCCGAGCGACTATTTACGGGCGGGCCTTCTGAGACACCCACTCGTTGCTCAACTTTCACGTTTTGACACTTGGCACGATCCTACGTTTCTTCCACGCAATATATGATGTGCTAAGGAGACTCCTTCCTCTACATGACagtcatgtttttctttttttttttcttttttcaaagcactttcaACTAATATTGTGGCTCTGAGATGCAACACCTGCATGCCACAGAGAAGGGCTGGGCTCTATCTGCACTCGCACCAAGAAACTATTATTACTTTCTTTGTACCTTTTATATTTATTCACGTACATAAGCGTACAACTAATATTGCAATAAAACGCaaagaactaaaaaaaatttGAAGCCTAATTCCCAGTAGGTGccatgaatttttttcttctgaatgTTGTTCTTTGCGCCTTTCATATActtacacatacatatacatatccgGGACATGACGGCGACAGCTAAAATCGGCtgagagtgtccacataattgcaATTGCAATAAAGAGCAAACTAAAAAAATGTGAAGCATAAACTGCCTTCATTCAACACAAAACTTACAAACATACACACGAAATAGAGACATCAGTCGCAGCTTGATTACGTAAGACTGGGAAAATGAACATAAAGGTTTTATTTACATGGCAcatgcagacaaaaaaaaaactcttagtAAAAGTCTTCGTCGGCTGTGGTTTCTTGGACGGCCGCCTTTTTGTTCTTGATGTGGTCCTGCTTGTTGTACAAGTCTGCCACCTGCAACAAGAGTTGTGGTGATGCTCTGGACTCTTCTCGAGGTATCAGAATGACGGCTTTGACAATCACAACAACCGTCACAGGTCACAACAATCACAGCAAGTCACTGCCcgttcttagaaaaaaaaaagaaagtgccgcAAATGCTTCCCACTGGTCTCGGGTTGAAACCAGAGTTTGGGACGAGTAGTACTGAAAATAGGGCAAGTTGGTATCTATTCATTTTTAAAGGTAAATAGCGtgaaaaacgaagacagagaagTAGGAAGACACAGGACAAGCACTGATTTCCTCGTAACCAGCGAATTTCTCACAACCAGAACCACTATGGTAATACACTCACACCTTGATATAGAGAAACCAAATATCGATTATAACTAAGTAAATTAAAAGTAGTCTTTCAGTACTGTTGGGATTATGCCTTAATAAAAAGTTTTCGAAAATGACAAAGTAAGTAAAgagtagtcttgcaatagattgcgttaagaatatacctttataaaaaAATTTCAGATTTAACGTCGTTTCGTGTAATATGCATCTACATTACAATGAGGTTCGAGTGCAGCATTCCAGACTTTTCTTGGAAAATTGGAGTGACGTTTGAACGACAACCACCCACACCGTCAATGACTGCTTTAAATTGAAGTTAATTACCATGAACTACAAGAATATCACATTTCTATTGCAACAGAGTATGAAGTGCcttgaaataatttttaaataTAAAGCACTTGGACATATCTTTGTAAATTGCATGCGAAAGCTTTAAAAGTTACGTCACGAGAAAAGAGGCAATAATTATGTAATAAAATACAGTAGAGCCTCGTTGAcacgttttcgaaaaaaaaaaacgaaaattatGCGTACGACCCGAATCCAGCAAAAAATGAGGCTGAGAAGTCCATATAGAAATTTAAGagcaaaaaacatttatttctaaAAAATAACGCAAATTTTTACTGCTGCCTCTCACCTTTGGACAAGAAAAGCTTCTTTCGCATACATTGCAGACCCTTGTCTAtattttcattgtttttcttCCAAAAGAAGCTTTATAAAGCTTCTAGTCTAGCAAGGGCTTCGGCAAATTTAGCTGGTCGGCGCACGCTTTCGTTCTCGCCGCTGTCGTCCGGTGCCTCGTTCCCAACCACTTCCGCGACAATTTCGGCGACACTTTGCGGCTCGCTAGTCGGGCGAGACAAACTCGGCAAAGGGTGCGTCCGCACCGGTGGAGAGGAACTCCTCATCGATGTCGTCGTCGATGTCGGATACGCACGCCTCAGGGTCGTCTTCGCTGTGCTCTGTGTCCTCTAATGCAAGCTGCCGCAGAAAACCGCGCTTcctgaaacagctgctccttacGTACGCTGCCATCAAAGCCAAATCCGAAGGCCTGTGATTGCTTAAACCCCTTCAATAGCGCTTCCTTCAGTTCCCCATGGCGGGCTCCACGGGCTTGCTTGGTTGCGCCGCCGAATACCACAGCGTTCATATCACTCTCTTTCTGCTTCAACACTACAATAGTCACAGTAGGCGCTGGCAATTCCAGTTTGTTCGTTATGTCGATTTGCTTTTCCTTGACAAGGGCTTGCGCTTGTTCCGACGCCATGCTCAATGCTACTGCCTCGAATCGCGAGCTATGTACACTGAGCAATATGAAGGCTCCAACAGGGCCCAGCCAGAGACGTGCGAGCTCACATTTGCGGGCCGATGACATGAAAACGAACCCGGAAGGCAGAGTGCCCGCAGTAACTGCGTACCAATGATCCAGCAGCCTTACAGGCCACGCAAAACCCCCCAAAACCACTGTGCTACGAAAAATAAGGCATTTTTCGACAACCATTACAAGACTTGGGTTCAGAAGGGTGTGGGACAGGAGTGACAATTGAACACAGAAAAGAAACTGCCGTCGCTGCGCAGCGGTAGTCTGCCACTTGGCGCTTCACAAGCACATGATAGCGGTTTTTTTGCACACCTGAATGAGACTTTTTGCTCGCGGAACGTATCATATGATCGCAGTATGCCACAATGCCAGTCTTGCTGCCGAAAAACCGTATTTTCCACAAACGTATTGAGTGGAACGTATCAACACATAGCTCTATGGGGGGACTTTTAGTTTTCGCGATTTCGAGTGTAGGAGCAGAGAAATCGTATTAAACGGGAACGTATCAACAAGGTTCTACTATATACTTAAGTCTGGAAGAACTTCCATATAGGTACTCCACCAAGCATCCATGCAGAACTAAGCCTCCGCAAGAGCGTTTTTCAAATCCACCTACCTGTTGCGCGGAAGTGGCGTCCTCTGGATTCTTGTCGTCTCTTATCCTAATGAACCGGGGAAACCGCAGAGAAATGCCCTTCTCAGGGTCAACCTGTGCAGGGAAACAACAGGCAAGTCGACATGACGTCAGACAGTCTTGGTTACAGCAAATGTCAGTTTCGATTCCGGAGTATTACGCAAGTATAGCTTACAACTGCCACAATATTCTAAGAAAGCGCCCGCTTCAACAGATCAAAACATGCTGGCTAAGTGGAGGGGTAGAGACGCTTTCCCGGAATGGCACCAAAATTCAAGATGGCAGCAGTAAAGTGTTCAACCACAaaaattaaagggacactaaaggcaaatattaagtcgacGTCGATTATTGAAATAGCCGTCCAGAAACCTCGTTATGTTCCTTTCATGCCatgaagggcttattttgaaataaaatcacggtttagtggcccgcatcgggttagcacacttcaaattacccgcctcaaagaGCAGACCAACTcccgtcactgttgccgtgcacgtTTCCGGGCTTTACTGCGTAGTCGCCGACACTAGtagacagaacgaaagcagcgggagccacagcagcaacggccatcgatcaatttcctgccattggctcagAGATGGCGAACGTGTTTTGCTTCAACTGCACCCCACTACATGACAGACCTGTCTAGTTttaccacgcgaaaattgaattgtCGAACCACTGGTGCCATTtcccatagtaacgtctggcggttctttttcacatga from Rhipicephalus microplus isolate Deutch F79 chromosome 7, USDA_Rmic, whole genome shotgun sequence includes these protein-coding regions:
- the LOC142767333 gene encoding uncharacterized protein LOC142767333 — encoded protein: MTTAAMAEQVRALRAESAPGIRILAGLRSLEVENTYVHLWSNRSGLAASANLAYEWVRRAGLDGIALTNVVLGRHTVDVYEGFLKVSSLATIRSLGVPLDHTCVSMSLAVMRFLLYDRPRRLGQVCHNYFAEAYSMHCREWTEIRYERGAVANTALVHRRATAAAEIMDSFDNETTLAHKVKALVRNTGIPCVAVYNVELDDATGVCESETPYSRLTAVATALRGATLTKRTTAAPPKLKPRKAIAGDHSTAEPSPSTVAPHPRHRVRKRVVVAVKKRRHQRAS